GTATTAATTCCTATAACATGATGAAAACTAATATTAGAAATttcttaaatataattaatgtttttgtttgattatttttgtAGTACTTTTTTTGGAGTAGTGAATGTGATCAAGAGACAAGGAATAATGATGTGAAAAGCAATGACAATATTATAAGTCTTCCTAGTGAGAATCATCAAgatcctcatcatcatcatcatcatcatggcTCTCATGATGATCATGATCTTGACCGTTCAACTATACAAGCACAGTCACTTTTTATCAACCTGAATGACATAAAAAAGGGGTTCACAAAACCTATATATTTTCCAAAGCTGAAAAAACCTCATAAATCTCCTCCTTTTCAACATGAGCAACAattattaggagctccaaattcGGTTCCTTTCTCCTTAAAACAACTTCCAAACCTTCTTAGGCTATTCTCAGTCCCTCAAGGCTCACCACAAGCCAAATCCATGGAATCCACTCTCCAAATGTGTGATGATTTTAATCCCATCAAAGGAGAGATTAGGAAGTGTGTTACTTCTTTTGACTCTATGCTTGATTTTGTACGTGGCATCTTTGGATTGGATGGATTCGGCCACGGGTTTACTTTTCTCACAACAACCTTTTACAATGACTCCAATACCGCCATATTCCAAAACTACACGGTTTTGGATGATCTCAGGGAGATCCCTATTCCTAAGATGGTGGCATGCCATCTTATGGAATTTCCTTATGCTGTTTACGGATGTCATAGCATGGTTGGTGATAGGAGGCTGTTTAAGATGTCGTTGCGTGGTGAAGGGGAGACATAGTCGAGACCATCGTCGTTTGTCACTTGGATACCTCTGAGTGGGAACCCGAACATATTTCTTTTAAGGCGCTAGGGTTCGGGCCAGGGATGGGTCCTGTTTGTCATTTCTTCCCTGATCAAACTAATTTTGTATGGATTCCATCCTCTATTTCAGTCTAGCTATATATGGCATTAAATTACTGAAATAGTATTAATGGCATTTACTAtttgcaatttctttcttaTAGTATCGTTAAGTTGTGATGTGATGAAATAAGCATCATATTATTGATGTATGTTATCATATAAAAGATTGTGTTTGGAAATTCACGGTGTGATATgaagttatatttaattgaaggTAATTAATAGGTTTTCTGGTGTTTGGAAAGTAAGTAAGTACATAATTGAAACTAATAGGTATAATTATTTTTGCCTCAGTTTTATTATTTGAGGTTCTCATGATTTTCATATCTCGACTTCATGAGTTGTAATTGGGTGGTCAAGTACCATAATATCCCTAACAGTAACAGTGGTAGAGAAAAGGACAGTACAAGAGATATGCATGGGATACTCTCACAAAATTGTACGAGGCCAAATCACTACACATGCAACAAAATCTTCTTAAAGAAGATGATAGAGTCAAGTTCGGTGACAGATCACATCAACACCCTTAACACACCACATGTAAATATATAGATTTGTTGATGATTgatactataaatatataataataataataatgtatcatatggtattatatatatagggatatgattttgtcccgttattaTACTTTCACTGATTGTAATCCGTGATTGCCAAATCAGTACTGCCGAATTTatggagttatttgatctgacggcagagattgatctaggggtaattagggttaaaaagtagaaacgtaccctgacactcatttaatgtaccctgagatccatctaatgtaccacggaatacattccgtaaaagtacatcacgggacaaaattatatttctatatatatagtcttttggaggaggtttcaatggttacatatATGTAACCATTAtggttacatttatttttagtcattgAATTTCTAttgaatggttgtgattaatttaaaaattaaaataaataaataaattgataaCTTGTAACCTAATAGTAACataatactttattttcttataaaattttaattaaaattaattatatttaaaattaaattactaataattattaattaattttttgtaatttgttaCTAAATAAGTAtcttttagaaattaatttttttacacttaaattattgaaatatttgtaataaaacttcttattatttaaaattatcacACCCATaaccttaattaataaaaaatagtgaGAAGGTTTTTTATTACTTATCAATAATGATGGGAAGTTGGTTCTCTCACCGTCATTGAAGGTACAGAGagcacgaaaaaaaaaatacgaagTTACATACGTAGAAGCCAAAAAAACGATCATGGGCGTGAATTAAATTATGGTCAACTTATCCTCTGTTTTGATCATAATCGTCTCTTTTCAAAGAAGTTAGGgtttgttttctttcttttacgaCCACATTCAAATTTTTCTCATTCCCAACATCTTCTTTAAGTGAGGGGTTCAAGAGCAGCTTGTCCGAGTGGTTCGGTTCGGCTCAACGACATCCTCAATTTCagatttttgttttcatttattaatttttaattattagtttaattccaattaatattttacggGGTTAGAATTATAATAAGGAGTTCattccttaattaattttaatcctgtgatcgtgtttatgtgttgaaactaatttagtttttccaTTAATCTTATCTTTTGACATGGTTTTCTAGTTTTTTCTGGTTCGAGTCTTGTTTTTTGGTTTGGTTGTGTAGCTCAGAATCATCATAGTGCTATAGTAGAAGCATTCAAAAAGGGAAAGATTGGATGTGTTCAACTCGAAATTGTTGAGAAAATAGGCATTAAAGAAGCATTGAGTTGGATTGCAACTCATTCGTGGGATAGAGTCATGTTGGAAACAGATAGCTTGGTGTGTGTCCAAGCGATTCAGAGCGGTATTTTATGCCTTCAcaatttgtgttttgtaaaacaatctgcaaataagttggctcattgcttggcaagagactcttgtttctctacaggtCGTGTGCTTCAGTTGGAGGACTGTTCTTCTGAATTGCGTTCTATTGTTTTgaacgaatttattaattaatagatcttatgatttttattcaaaaataaataaatagtaagAATGACCTCTAATAAAATGTAATTCTTTATCAATACTTTAAGTGCCAAATAAGTCTATCAATCCATGATTGATTCAAgtgatttagtttttttttttcaaaaaaaaaatctaataacatttataaaattaaagataatcTTTTTTGTCGCACTCGACACATCTGTAATTTATTCCACTCTCTATTTTCTCAGAGAGACGAAGTCGCTATTCTTCCTTCTTTGCAGTTataaatatattgtatatgtatcaATTGGTCGGAGtagaatcataaaaaaaaattgcaaaagtttgcaaattattgATCATTATTGGTTATTGAtcttgaatatttatttttaaaaggttTGAAAGTTACTAATTGTTATTGGTTGTTGATCTTGAATACGTGTTATTAAAAAagtttgaaaattaataattgttattggttattgatcttgaatatgtattattgaaaatatgtcagttattaatttttattagttaTGAATCTTGAACATGTGTGTTCTTGATAAACTTAACTATCGAAGTTATTGATTATGGTTAATAATTGATTTTGGTTATGTATTGTCAACAAAGTTAGTACATCATTACTAGTTATTGATCTCGAATATTTGTTACtcataaaatatacatatatgaagTTGTTGGTTATTTCCAAGTTGTCTCTAAAACATATAACTTGAAAATATCCAGATGAAATGGGGGTTTAGATATAATGTATAAACTATGAATTCTCATATTCTATTATATCGCTCTATTCTTAGACTTAGtgattaattattcaaaaatatattttagaagGGGTAggagtttaatttttataaaataatagagttttattgtaaatattataattaaatggcttaaccgttaaaaaattataatagaaacttaaatataaaaataaattattaatattaattactaaaaagggtcttattaaatatttaaatcaaaaattaaggtggcgtttggtaacacttttttaatcaattttctatttttaaaattgaaaaagtgaaaatatttttcaaaaacatgtttttgtgagatatttttattttttttcccatctttttcctctgatattttttaaatcttattttattttaaatctgcaaaaaattaaaaataacaaccGTAAAAATGCTTCAAATACGATGAAaacacaattaaaaatatattaaacttaaTCTTATCATCATGTTATGGAATTTCCTTGTGCTATTTACGGATGTCATATAGCATGGTTGGTGATAGGAGGCTGTTTAAGACGTCGTGCGTGGTGAAAGGGGAGACATAGTCGAGACCATCGTCATGTGTCACTTAGATACCTCTGAGTGGGAACCCGAACATATTTCTTTGAAGGCACTAGGGTTCGGGCCAGGGATGGGTCCTGTTTGTCATTTCTTCCCTGATCAAACTAATTTTGTATGGATTCCATCCTCTATTTCAGTCTAGCTATATATGGCATTAAATTACTGAAATAATATTAATGGCATTTACTATTTGCAATTTCTTTCTTGTAGTATCGTTAAGTTGTGATGTGATGAAATAAGCATCATATTATTGATGTATGTTATCATATAAAAGATTGTGTTTGGAAATTCACGGTGTGATATgaagttatatttaattgaaggTAATTAATAGGTTTTCTGGTGTTTGGAAAGTAAGTAAGTACATAATTGAAACTAATAGGTATAATTATTTTTGCCTCAGTTTTATTATTTGAGGTTCTCATGATTTTCATATCTCGACTTCATGAGTTGTAATTGGGTGGTCAAGTACCATAATATCCCTAACAGTAACAGTGGTAGAGAAAAGGACAGTACAAGAGATATGCATGGGATACTCTCACAAAATTGTACGAGGCCAAATCACTACACATGCAACAAAATCTTCTTAAAGAAGATGATAGAGTCAAGTTCGGTGACAGATCACATCAACACCCTTAACACacctcatataaatatatagatttgtTGATGAttgataatataaatatataataataataataatgtatcatatggtattatatatatagtcttcTAGAGGAGGTTTcaagttatatatattaaaattccgtattttaatattctcagtttgattagttaattaaatgattaattaaatgcggaataataaaactggtactgaaaacagttttctgtagttacagaatgcaactctgtaactccagagaaacccagaaaaacaaacagtgcataaaagtaaaaacacacaagatttttgtacgtggtttcaacaatcctttcagattgttactagtccacggggccacgcccagagataagattcattagatcggtatcaaaaatacaaagtaattgacttatgcataaatagactccctcttattgtatgccgcaagcttgatgtattccacctactaaccgaatcttgataaaactccaagagctcgaactcccttcgatcaccttgaagagtgcttgaatcctcccgattcaaggcttaaaggctatctcccgaaagcctatacaaccatctcccgaaggttgtgtgcttgtatcatcccgatgcaagacttcaaaagcaatctcccgaaagcttgtaaatacccttctcccgaaggtgcactgatgttcttcttcgttgtagacttgaatacagactcaagacaatacaaacaacaaataaacagagtaagagtagaacaactcttctctacaaaacaaagacactcttttcttatgatatgaaagggaataaaagagttaacataacaaagacactatttccttaagatatgaatataattctaagtgtctgaaagagatacaaaacctagcagctataggatgtatttataatgaatatacatctcatagacagcttacattcggtctgaacaagacctcaacccactagaaacttccctaaaataattcttcaatcagtccaggaatttccgtttctgtacctacagaatcgtggacagtaactacaactttccttttatagaaaaggaaagtttagctccggttttctcttcaagaaacctaaTCTTAGAAAATggaaaactcaacacaagatcagaataacagctggttagcaaagaatcaatgtgtaatcaaaacttaccatttttacctcaatttccataaataggaaagctagtcaactttccttccaagtttagatatacacaaatagggaaaccatatcaatatatgccagccgaaatatacaaagaataataaaatatttttgtcaattaaatatgccaaaaatggaattaacatatatatataataaccattatgattacatttatttttagtcattgAATTTCTATTGAatagttgtgattaatttagaaattaaaataaataaataaattgataaCTTGTAACCTAATAGTAACataatactttattttcttataaaattttaattaaaattaattatatttaaaattaaattactaataattattaattaattttttgtaatttgttaCTAAATAAGTAtcttttagaaattaatttttttacacttaaattattgaaatatttgtaataaaacttcttattatttaaaattatcacACCCATAACCTTAATTGATAGAAAATAGTGAGAAGGTTTTTTATTACTTATCAATAATGATGGGAAGTTGGTTCTCTCACCGTCATTGAAGGTACAAAGAGcacgaaaaaaaaaacacgaAGTTACATACGTAGAAGCCAAAAAAATGATCATGGGCGTGAATTAAATTATGGTCAACTTATCCTCTGTTTTGATCATAATCGTCTCTTTTCAAAGAAGTTAGGGTTTGTTTTCTTTGCTGTTACAGTCCACATTCAAATTTTTCTCATTCCCAACATCTTCTTTAGTGAGGGGTTCAAGAGCAGTTGTCTGAGAGTGGTTCAGTTCGGCTCAACGACATCCTCAATTTCagatttttgttttcatttattaatttttaattattagtttaattccaattaatattttacggGGTTAGAATTATAATAAGGAGTTCattccttaattaattttaatcctgtgatcgtgtttatgtgttgaaactaatttagtttttccaTTAGTCT
This Cannabis sativa cultivar Pink pepper isolate KNU-18-1 chromosome 6, ASM2916894v1, whole genome shotgun sequence DNA region includes the following protein-coding sequences:
- the LOC115702225 gene encoding BURP domain protein USPL1-like; this encodes MGLNFWCLLLVLLYFFWSSECDQETRNNDVKSNDNIISLPSENHQDPHHHHHHHGSHDDHDLDRSTIQAQSLFINLNDIKKGFTKPIYFPKLKKPHKSPPFQHEQQLLGAPNSVPFSLKQLPNLLRLFSVPQGSPQAKSMESTLQMCDDFNPIKGEIRKCVTSFDSMLDFVRGIFGLDGFGHGFTFLTTTFYNDSNTAIFQNYTVLDDLREIPIPKMVACHLMEFPYAVYGCHSMVGDRRLFKMSLRGEGET